Genomic DNA from Streptomyces sp. NBC_01232:
CTTTTTTCTTTCTCTTTCTTTGCGTGTGGTGTGGGGGTGGGGCTTTCGCGTCCCGACGCCTGACTCCTCCCCCCCCTCCAGCATGGCCATGAGGTCGACGACCTCCGCCGAGGCGGGCGCCTTCTCCTCGGCGGGCGCCAGCCGGGTCCCGGAGGCCTTCGCGGCGATGACTTCCTCCAGCGCGTCCCGGTACTCGTCGCGCAGCTCCCCGATGTTGCCGCCGGATAGGGTCTCGGCGAGCCGGACGGCCGCGTCGACCTCGTCGTCGGTGACGGCCACGTCGGGGACGTCCACCTGGGAGGCGGAGCGGATCTCCTCGGGCCAGCGGAGCGAGTGCAACATGATCACGTCGTCCTTGACCCGGAGGAGGCCGAGTCGCTCGCGGTCGCGCATCGCGAACTTCGCGACGGCCACCTTCGACGACCTCTCCAGGGCTTGGCGCAGCAGTTCGTACGGCTTCGCGGCGACGGCCTCGGTCGCGGCCAGGTAGTAGGAGGCGCCGATCTGGATCGGGTCGATACTCGCAGCCGGAACGAAGGAGACGATCTCGATCGCCTTCGCGGTGGGCAGCGGCAGGTTGTCGAGATCCTGGTCGGTGACGGGGACGAGGGTGCCCGTCGCGGTCTCGTAGCCGCGGACGATGTCTTCCTGGCCCAGCTGCTGCCCGTCGAGCTCACACACCTTGCGGTAGCGGATCCGGCCCCCATCGGCCGTGTGGACCTGCCGGAACGAGATGTCGTGCGACTCCGTGGCAGGCACCACCTTGATCGGAATGGTGACCAGCCCGAAACTGATCGCCCCGGACCATATCGGACGCATTTTGGCCCTCCGTGCCGCTTTGGGCTCTCTCCTCCCAGCGTCGCACCGGCCCCGTCCGGGCGCGTTCCGTCCGGGGCCATCCGGGCCGACGCCCGCTACAGGCGGTCGAGGACCTCGGCGGCGGCGCACTCCCCGCAGGCGCGTGTACCGGGTCGCGCGTAGGCGGTGACCGCATCGTCGAGGGAGAGCTCTGGGCCGTCGGCGGGTGCGTGGACGCATCCGTGCTCGTGCAGCACCGCGCCGCCCCTCCCGCCCGGGCGCTCGATCGTCCATGCCCACCGCTGCTCGACCCCGGGTGGGGGCGGCGTGAGGTAGGGGTGGGACGGCGGATGCACCTCGGTGGGCACGGCGCCGTAGTCCTGGCCGTCGACGGGCCGCAGGTACTCGTCCCCGCCGGCGGGGACCCAGACCGTGTACTCGACGGGCTCGACGTACTGGTCGGCAGTGACGGACCAGAGCGGCATACCCACCCGAAAACGCCATCCTGCCGGGGTCCAGCGGCGTGCGTGGAGCCGGGCCCGAACCTCCTGGCCGTCGGGGAGCGTCAGCCACACCGGAGGCGGGACTACTGGGTCAGACATGCAGGTCAGGCGCGCGCCAGCCGCTCCAGACGGGCCTTCTGGCAGGGGACGCAGAGCGGTGACGCAGGGGACCCGTATTTCGCGCACGGCTGCCCGCACTTGGCGCAGGGGCCGGCCTGGCTCGGAGCCCAGGTGGCGACGACGGGGCGGGGCGCGGGTGCGGGGGTGGTCATGGCGGGCTCCAGTGCTGGCAGGGTCGGGGCGGCATCAAAGTGAACCGTTTCGGCCGTGGCGAATTCCCGCTGCGGACCGCGCCGCGCAGGCATTCGTCCCCGGACTCACCGTCCAGCTCTCAGGAGACCGGGGCGGGGTTCCGGCTCGACCGCCGGACATAGAATAGAACACATGTCCGAGCTTCCGCCTGATCCACCGCGCCTGCGGACGATCGTGACCTACCTCCGCAACGAGCTGCGCCGGGCTGAGCATGCACTGGTGGCCGCGGAGGAGCGGGAAGCCGTTCTCGCGCTCCGCAGCACCCCGCCGGAGCCGCCGGCGTGGGTGGTCGAGCAGGGCATCGGAGCCGGACGGCCGCCAGTCAGTGTCCACGCCGGGGACTGCTGGGATCGCGGCAAGCGCTGGCGCCCCCTGAGCGCCGAGGAGGCCCGCCGGGCGCTGTCCGGGGGCGTTCCGGCCTGCATCCACTGCCGCCCCGACACCGCTCTCGGCGTCATCGACTGACTTCGGTGGCCTGTGGACGGTTGGGGCCCTACCCGACGGCAGGGTTCCGGGCCCCCCAGCAAGGCCAGCCAGCGTCCCAACCGCACGGGGTGCTCCTGGGCTGGACCGACAACCGGGTTTCACCTCCAGACCGCCTTGGTACGGTCGACCCTCATCTGAATAGGGAGGTCCTCATGGGACAGCTGATCGGGGTAGTGATCGGTGGCTTCATAGCCCTTGGCGGTGGCGCCCTCACCGCCTGGTTGCAGGCGCGCCACCAGCGGAAGGCGACCCGGTCGAAAGACCTGTGGGACCGGCGGGCCGCGCTGTACCTTGATCTGCTCCTTCACCTTGACGGCTCCATGTCCTTCGCGACTGACCCGCACGTCCCTGGCTATTACGGCCCGAGGAGTCCGGAACAGTTCCAACGACAGAAGGAGCTCACCGCCCGGATCTCTCTCTTTGGATCCCCGACGGTGCGCGAGCTCTGGGAAGCCGCCACCGAAGCCGCGGCCGACTTCTCCGTCTGTGTCGTCGAAGGCGGCTTCGTTGACCGCGACGGCAGGCTCCCCAGCGCCGAGGTCACGGACCCCAACTACCTCCGGTTCGAGGCAGCCAAGCAGCGCACCGAGCGCGAGTTCATCCAGCGCCTCCGCCACGAGATCGACGTCGACGAGCATCTCAAGGGCTGACTCCGACAGCATCTGCGGAACACGTCAGTAGCCCTGGCCGGTCACCAGCACTGCCGGTTCTGAGCAATCACCTGCAACGCTTGATCACAGACGACCGGTGTTGCCGGTGCCTCGGGCGCGACCTGGTCGGCCGTTGCAGGAGCACTGTCGGTGCCTGCGGCAACCATGGGGAGATGAGCGCCGGTACCGCGCCCCAGGGCCCGCACACGGGCATCGACGGGTTGTGCGAGGACATCCGGGGCGCCCTGGAAGCGTGGGCGCCCCGGGTTCTGGGCGTCCATGTCCATCCCGTGGTGTCCGACCCGACCGCGGTGGCACGACTGGTCGGGGCGGTGGCCGACGCCGCCGACGTCACGGTCCTCCCCCTCGATGACGACACCGCACGAGGTGAGTTGCACGCGGCGGCCGCCAGGGCGTCCGCGGCCGCCGATGAGCGGCCCGGTACGGATGTGCGGGCTGAGCTCGCTGCCGTCCGTGCCGGGTGCCGGCGCGCGGCTGTCGCCCTGGGCCTGTCCGTGCCGGTGTCCCTCTGACCGGACCGGGCCCCCTGGGGTGGGTGTGCTGCCGCGTGGTGGCCGGCGTGTGGGTGCCGGGAACGGTGGTGGTCGTGGGCGCGGTCGTGGCCGGGGTGGGTTCCTCGGCCGTGCCCGCCGTCCTGATGCCGGAGGGCGCCACAGCCCGGGGAGGGCCGCAAGCCCGAGCCGCTACGCGGTCGCCTTCGGCGAGGCTTGCACCCCTCCCCGGCCCGCGGCGGGCGGAGCCCATCAGGACGACGACCCCGACCGAGGAGGACCTCATGGCCTGCACCGACCCGCAGTGCGACGGCGGCATCATCCCCAACCCGTACTCGGGCGACCCCGAGGACCTCACGCTCTGCCCCGCCTGCAACCACGGCTACGACCCCCGCGACCACCACGACTACGCGGGCTGACGCCAGGGCCCCGGCGGAAGCCGGGGCCGTCGGCCGTCCGGCTGACGGCCGGTCCCGCCGGGCCGCGATCCACGCGCGAGGGAAGTTCGCATCGGTCGGCTCCGACCGGCCGGAGCAGGGCTCCCGCCGGGCCCGCGCGACGTCGACGAGCTGAAGTACCGGCTCGCCACGATGCACGAGCGGCTCCCGGAGATCGAGCGGATCACCAACCGCGTGGTTGCCCGGAGCGCCGACCTCGCCGGGCGTCAGGCCGCGGAACAGCGTGGCATCGCGTGGAAGCACATCACCACGGCGGGCAAGCTGCAGGAGGAGAGACGCTGCGCTCGCGCACGGCGACCGAGGCCCCCCACGCAGCACGCCGAGGAAGCGCAGCAGCGCGCCGCGTACATCAAGCAGGCCCGACAGCAGGCCGCCGAGCAGGCCCGCGAGAACGCCCGGCGCGCACAGAGCGAGTACCGGTACCAGCCGCCGACCCAGGGCCGCTCCGGCCCCGCCCTCGGACGCTGAACCACCTCGCGGCAGAAGCCCGCTGACGCTTCCTTCGCTCTTCCCTTCCGTACGCGGCAGTCACCAAGGGCACCGTGACATTGCCGGTGATGCCGGTTTCGGCTCCGGTACAGCCAAGATTTTTTGACTGTCACCGGTCCGTGCACCGAACCGCTCCTTCGGAACGTCAAGCACCTTCAAACCGCGTACGAGCTATCTTGAATGTTCGTCCTACACGGTGGTCTCACATAGCAATCAACTTAGTCGTCATATCTTGCACTACCCGGCGTCAAGTCAGCGCAGCTGACCAGCAGTTTCAGGTTGGACCGCTCCGCCATCGATGTGCGAATCTTTGACGCATGACGCCGCTTCAGCACACCGCAACCGAACCGGAGTCGGAGGACGAGACGGGCCGGGACGAGCCGGTCGGCAGCCCCGACACCGGAGGCTCCATGAGTCAGGACAGGACCATCGAGATGATCCTGAACCGCTCGGCGAGGACCAACCGGACTGTCCCCATCAGGAGGGTCTTCCTCCAGCGCGGAGAAGGACGGGACGTGCAGCCCGGACCGCTCAGGTCGCTCGTCGCGAGCCGCCAGGAGCGGGCCCTCGACCTCTACCTCCTCGTCGCGGCCATCACCGGTGGCCCGGGCCACGAGGTGACGGAGTGGTCGACGACCTGGGCCAGGACCATCGGCGTCTTCGACGAGAAGTCCGGAGCCTCCGCGGTCTCCCGGGCGTGGAAGGCCCTGAAGGACCTCGACCTCATCACCACCGCCCGGGGGTCTCAGCGGAGGACCACCGTCACCAAGCGTATGGAGGACGGCAGCGGACCGTACGAGCCGCCCATGAACAAGGGGGAGAAGTACCTCCAGCTCCCGTTCGAGTACTGGGAGAAGGGCATGCACACCAAGCTCTCCCTCCCGGGCAAGGCGATGCTCCTGATCGCTCTGGCCCAGAGGAAGGACAAGTTCCCTCTCGTCCACGCCAGGGTCAGCGAGTGGTACGGCCTGGCCCAGAAGACCGTCGCGGCCGGCATCGACGACCTGGTCGCGCACGAGGTTCTGGAACCTGCAGGGTTCGAGTACTTCGACACCCTCGCGGCCCGTTCGGGAAGGGGCTCCCGCCCCCTCTACCGTCTGGTGCCGCCGTTCCACCAGCGTGGACTGCCCCTCACGGGGTTCGAAGGTCTCTTCGACCAGAAGGGGTCGGAGAAGTAGAGAACCGCGCCGCCCCTCCCTGGCTACCAACCTGTGGGGCGAACGCGGTCCGAGCGCCGGCAGAACCGGCGGATAGGAACAAGAGTATGACCTCTACACCCAGTGGCGCCCCGGCGCACCCCCTCTCTCCTCGTAGGAGGTGGGTCAGGGTGGTCCTGGTCGTCGTCGGCCTCTTCGTCCTGCGGGACATTGACCCCGAGTACGTCGACACCCTCGGCACCTGGCTCGGCATCGTGGCCGTGTTCGCCCCGGAGATCTTCATCCAGAGGCGGAACGAGCCCCCCGGGAACCTGAGCATCGTCGTTTGAGGGCGGCCGCCGAGACGCTCGTCGTCTCGGCGGCGCACACCGGAGCGGCCACTGTTCGATCCGTCACCGAGTAGCCGGCTACGGGCCTACTGCTCGGTGACGGCGCACCGCTTGGCGTGGCCGTCCTTGATGCGTTGCCGTTCGTCGAAGTACGCCGTGACCGACTGCCCCATCTTCACCAACGGCCGCATGGCTGCCGACGCAGCGGTCTGAAGGTCGTATGCATCGGAGAGCGGACCAGCACTCAGCTGGTACTCCTGAACTGCTGGCCAGTCCTCGATGAGGTAGTGGACCCGCCATCCCTCTCCATCCGGTTCGAAGGCGACTCCGACTTGGTGCCTGTGCGCGGTGGCGAGGAGGTCTCCAATCGCCTTGAGCAGCTCCGGAGGGTAGGTGTTTTGCTCAGGCGACAATCCATCAGTCATCGTGGTGCTCCTGATCCCATGGTGGGGTCAGCAGGGGGACGCTGCTCCTCGAAGAAGTCCATCTTCTTGCCGAACATGACCTCTTCGTCCGGCGTGCGGAAGACGATCTTGCTGTAGAGGGCCTGCTGGCAAATTAGTGATTGGTGGGTCGTCGACAGGGTGAGAGCCTGCCGACCCTCCGAGGGCTCCGTGAACCACTGGCGGATGACGAGGTAGGTCCAGCCGTCGGGACCCGAGTGCTCCCCGTACACGATCCGCGTCAGCCCCTCCAGGACCTTCGTGTGCGAGAGGCCCTCGCGATCGCCGACGGGGTCAGTGAATGAGACCGTCCACGACCACCTCTGCCCTTCTTGGAGCTCGACGTCCTCAGGGAAGTCAGGTCCCCACCCCTTGAGGTACCCGGCGTTGGGCCCGAGCACGGTCCGTCCCCACTCGATGTTGCCGAGCCACGGGGACACGGAGAGAAAGCCCTCCGTGATCCTGCGCGTCTCATCGTCGGTGATCAAGTGTTCTCCGCTCATGCTCCTCCTCGGCCCATCGGGTTCCTCGGTGCGGACCCCCTGCGGCACATCGTCCTGGACGAAGCCGGAGCGCATGGCCGCTTTCAATAAGACGCCTCGGGTGCGGCTGGCACGCCGCATGCCCCTCTCGATCCGGGGGCACGCGGCGTGCAGGGTTGCTCTCAGGTCTGCTCGTTTCCGTCGGCAGGAGAGTCGTCCGGTACTCGCCGTGCAGCCGTCTTGCGGAGCAGCCAGGCGCCGCCGGCACAGACCAGGGCGGCGCCGAGGCTGCCAAGGAATTCGGGCAGGGCGTCGCGGAGAACTTCGTACATGCGGGATGGCAGGGCACGCCACAGCGGGGGCCCTGGCGTGCCGTGCTCCGTTCTCGGTGCGGCGAG
This window encodes:
- the ku gene encoding non-homologous end joining protein Ku, translating into MRPIWSGAISFGLVTIPIKVVPATESHDISFRQVHTADGGRIRYRKVCELDGQQLGQEDIVRGYETATGTLVPVTDQDLDNLPLPTAKAIEIVSFVPAASIDPIQIGASYYLAATEAVAAKPYELLRQALERSSKVAVAKFAMRDRERLGLLRVKDDVIMLHSLRWPEEIRSASQVDVPDVAVTDDEVDAAVRLAETLSGGNIGELRDEYRDALEEVIAAKASGTRLAPAEEKAPASAEVVDLMAMLEGGEESGVGTRKPHPHTTRKERERKK
- a CDS encoding DUF6233 domain-containing protein; this encodes MPLWSVTADQYVEPVEYTVWVPAGGDEYLRPVDGQDYGAVPTEVHPPSHPYLTPPPPGVEQRWAWTIERPGGRGGAVLHEHGCVHAPADGPELSLDDAVTAYARPGTRACGECAAAEVLDRL
- a CDS encoding DUF6233 domain-containing protein, translating into MSELPPDPPRLRTIVTYLRNELRRAEHALVAAEEREAVLALRSTPPEPPAWVVEQGIGAGRPPVSVHAGDCWDRGKRWRPLSAEEARRALSGGVPACIHCRPDTALGVID